The region CATGTATCGATTTTCTCCAAACTAACATCCACTCCACCGGCGATGCGTTTGTTCCTCTGCCATGAGTCGCCGCTAACCGACGAACGTACATCAAACAACTCCTGCGTCGctaatgtgttcaccggtgtttGTGTTCTTTTCTGTATTGACCTGGAATTTTTTAAATGTATACAAACTAAAATTTCATTCGATTTTCTTTTTCAGGTTTGCTCATTAGTTAGGAGATTTGATCAACCTCAAAAGTACAAACCATTTATAAGCAAGTGTACTATGTATGGGGATCTTAACATAGGAAGTGTTCGACATGTGAATGTCAAAGCAAGGCTTCCTGCCACCACCAGTACCGAAAGTGTAGAACTTCTTGATGATAACGAACACATCCTTGGCATCAAAATCATTGGTGGTGACCACAACCTAATGGTATATGATCAAAATCAAATTCTCAATCTCTTAATCTccatttttattttccttttttctGAAACTTTTGCAGAATTATTCCTCAATTCTGACTTTTCATCCAGAGATAATAGAAGGAAGATCAGGAACATTAGTGATTGAGTCGTTCATGGTGGATATTCCTGATGGAAACACAAAGGATGAGACGTGTTACTTTGTGAAGGCGTTGATTAACTGCAATCTTAACTCTCTTTCAGAAGTATCTGAATGGATGGATGTGCAGGAGGACCAGAGAGGTTAGCGTAACCTATTGTGGTCTTAATAAAAAGCGTTAATGTTAGTGTTAATGTCTCATTgcatttaaacttttttttttctaattgaaGTATTTTCTACATTAAGTTATGTAAATATAGATGTTTTATGATATAGTAGAAAAAGAAGCAAATCATTGTTTACAGGGCATTGGTGAACTTTTATATCTGCTAAAAGATACTATTTTGTTCTTTTAAATGCATAAACTTAATATGTGTCTGAATGTGTTATTGGCAGCGGAATCAATTTTGCATATGAGTTGATTTTTGCTGTAGCACTCTATGGTTTTGCTTGTGATGGGTGGTATGTTCCTTTCCCAACATCATTAAATTTCTGGTAAGCACACCAAGTGTTTGACATTTTGCTTCAATTAACTtcattttatacttttatatggaCCCTTGATGTATCTCTGTAGATGCAATCACTAGATAAACACTGCTGGTCTTGATTAGGTTGATTAACATAATTTCGTATAGATTAGGAATCTAGGAATGAATTTAAGCGTATATGAAGGTTAATCTTTCTATATAGAATACGATAATTTTAAATAGCATCTTCATTGTGCTCTATGAAATTGGGTTTTTTCTATGCTTTGTTGTTATTATTGTTATAAATTAAAAGTTAATCCGTACATTTTCAAAGCACGTGGACCAAAATCTATGTATTATGCTACACGTATTGATTGAAGTTATATAATTTTGTACTACTTATGATGTTATGGTCTGATGTAACTTTAAATCAaacaataatatttatataaaaggtAGTAATTAT is a window of Lactuca sativa cultivar Salinas chromosome 1, Lsat_Salinas_v11, whole genome shotgun sequence DNA encoding:
- the LOC111905647 gene encoding abscisic acid receptor PYL9; amino-acid sequence: MRLFLCHESPLTDERTSNNSCVANVFTGVCVCSLVRRFDQPQKYKPFISKCTMYGDLNIGSVRHVNVKARLPATTSTESVELLDDNEHILGIKIIGGDHNLMNYSSILTFHPEIIEGRSGTLVIESFMVDIPDGNTKDETCYFVKALINCNLNSLSEVSEWMDVQEDQRVFSTLSYVNIDVL